The Phoenix dactylifera cultivar Barhee BC4 chromosome 15, palm_55x_up_171113_PBpolish2nd_filt_p, whole genome shotgun sequence genome contains a region encoding:
- the LOC103707406 gene encoding uncharacterized protein LOC103707406, translating into MGKVIEITRRSIHAFFQSYHSFASTAALLVFPVSAATLLSHSLTLSSSPILRTISSRLRLLFEAAGFPATSQFFSLLNFRLSQAILTFISTLPFTLVFLILAKASVIQIIWEFPRCRLAPPPFSSLLHLYPSLLLSHLSNSLAILSVNAVIFSILLLAFNAVDILHLSSSNSMLLLSATSAILYSMVNANAMVACNLAIVISATENNGGYLSILKALVLIRGRTATAITLALPASLGMAAVEALFQCRVMRPYHLSGKSNPSVIWEASLITYIYSLLVVLDTIVTCMFLKSCKMGGGSHWHEYDYQTDSEPEAKGALQA; encoded by the coding sequence ATGGGGAAGGTCATTGAGATCACAAGAAGATCCATTCATGCTTTCTTCCAGAGCTACCACTCCTTTGCCTCAACTGCTGCCCTCCTTGTCTTCCCTGTCTCTgcggccaccctcctctcccatTCACTCACTCTTTCCTCTTCCCCGATCCTCCGAACAATCTCTTCCCGCCTCCGGTTGCTCTTCGAAGCCGCTGGTTTCCCCGCCACCTCCCAGTTCTTCTCCCTCCTCAACTTCAGGCTCTCCCAGGCCATCTTAACATTCATCTCCACTCTTCCTTTCACCCTCGTCTTCCTAATCCTCGCCAAAGCATCTGTCATCCAAATCATCTGGGAATTCCCCCGGTGCAGGCTCGCACCACCACcattctcctctcttctccatcTTTATCCCTCCCTCCTGCTGAGCCACCTCTCCAATTCCTTAGCCATCCTCTCTGTTAATGCTGTCATCTTCTCTATCCTACTACTAGCCTTCAACGCTGTGGACATCCTCCATCTTTCTTCAAGCAACTCCATGCTGCTACTCTCCGCCACAAGCGCCATTCTCTATTCCATGGTCAATGCCAACGCCATGGTGGCCTGCAACCTGGCAATTGTCATCTCTGCCACGGAAAACAATGGTGGGTACCTCTCCATCCTCAAGGCCCTTGTGCTCATCAGAGGCAGGACAGCAACTGCCATAACACTAGCTTTGCCTGCCAGTCTCGGCATGGCTGCGGTAGAAGCATTGTTTCAGTGCAGGGTGATGAGACCATACCATCTGTCGGGCAAATCTAATCCATCTGTCATTTGGGAAGCCTCCTTGATCACTTACATATATTCACTCCTCGTAGTCCTCGACACGATCGTCACGTGCATGTTTCTGAAGAGCTGCAAGATGGGTGGAGGATCGCATTGGCATGAATATGATTATCAAACAGATAGTGAACCAGAAGCCAAAGGTGCTCTGCAAGCTTAA
- the LOC103707457 gene encoding uncharacterized protein LOC103707457 produces MGRSIGKQNYPRSPPQIARPWTEFQEVGIVPPMNALEILRETVRILRADPSTFMTILALLICPVSAALLFNTLVDAAVVGAVSHRFVLLAVTSGLPPTHFLKQMCHHLAGTVVSSAFCFPLLISLLLLARASIVYSVACSYAGKKVVALEFFGTVRRIWRRLVSTYIWVCVCISGCLALFLALLVMVCSAFSCLGYPPEIVVYPALFTVLVFSMVYAHTIIVCNLASVISVLEDVLGPQALVRSIHLIKGQTQAGLLIFLGSAIGMAFVEGLFEHRVKTLSYGDGSSRLWEGPLLVLMYSFVVLTDYMMSAVFYFTCRSSSMGVLSGDGHSLEELEKISTELVDAK; encoded by the coding sequence ATGGGTCGCTCGATCGGCAAGCAGAACTACCCCCGGTCGCCGCCACAGATTGCCCGGCCGTGGACGGAGTTCCAAGAGGTCGGCATCGTCCCGCCAATGAACGCTCTGGAGATCTTGCGGGAGACGGTGAGGATCCTCCGTGCCGATCCCTCCACCTTCATGACAATTCTTGCCCTCCTCATCTGCCCTGTTTCAGCTGCTCTGCTCTTCAACACCCTCGTCGATGCCGCCGTCGTCGGCGCCGTCTCGCACCGTTTCGTCCTTTTAGCGGTTACCAGCGGCCTCCCTCCCACCCATTTCCTCAAGCAGATGTGCCATCATCTAGCTGGGACGGTTGTTTCCTCCGCCTTCTGCTTCCCTCTCTTaataagcctcctcctccttgccCGGGCTTCCATCGTGTACTCCGTCGCCTGCTCGTATGCCGGAAAAAAGGTCGTGGCTTTGGAGTTCTTCGGGACCGTGCGCCGGATTTGGAGGCGCCTTGTATCCACTTATATTTGGGTCTGTGTCTGCATTTCCGGCTGTCTGGCTCTGTTTCTTGCCCTCCTCGTCATGGTCTGCAGTGCATTCTCCTGCTTGGGTTACCCTCCGGAGATCGTCGTCTACCCGGCCTTGTTCACTGTGTTGGTCTTCTCCATGGTGTATGCCCACACGATCATAGTCTGCAATCTCGCCAGTGTGATCTCAGTCTTGGAGGATGTGTTGGGGCCGCAGGCTTTGGTTCGGTCGATCCACTTGATCAAGGGGCAGACGCAGGCGGGGCTGTTGATATTTCTCGGGTCGGCGATCGGGATGGCTTTCGTGGAGGGGCTGTTTGAGCACAGGGTGAAAACGTTGAGCTACGGGGATGGGTCGTCGCGGCTGTGGGAGGGGCCTCTGCTGGTCCTCATGTATTCATTTGTGGTGCTCACCGATTATATGATGAGTGCGGTCTTCTACTTCACTTGTAGATCTTCTAGCATGGGAGTGTTGAGTGGTGATGGCCATTCCTTGGAAGAACTAGAAAAGATTTCTACTGAGCTGGTGGATGCTAAATAA
- the LOC103707407 gene encoding MFP1 attachment factor 1-like produces the protein MAEEGEETKPQGGEEPPKSAEENAGESKAGAAGILPSVALNVWPPSQRTREAVIQRLVQTLSTESVLSKRYGVLSPSDASDAARRIEEEAFATASASSAPIAASVDDGIKTLQIYSEEISQRMLETVKAKASSVSRSSPATTPPPSDGGATVENALPTAAGGESSASSSA, from the coding sequence ATGGCGGAAGAAGGCGAGGAGACGAAGCCCCAAGGCGGCGAAGAGCCCCCCAAGTCGGCGGAGGAGAACGCCGGGGAGTCCAAGGCGGGGGCGGCGGGCATCTTGCCCTCCGTCGCCCTCAACGTCTGGCCCCCCTCGCAGCGGACGCGGGAGGCGGTGATCCAGCGCCTCGTCCAGACCCTCTCCACCGAGTCCGTCCTCTCCAAGCGCTACGGCGTCCTTTCCCCCTCCGACGCCTCCGATGCCGCCCGCCGGATCGAGGAGGAGGCCTTCGCCaccgcctctgcctcctccgcACCCATCGCCGCCTCCGTGGACGACGGGATTAAAACCCTCCAGATCTACTCCGAGGAGATTAGCCAACGGATGCTCGAGACCGTCAAGGCGAAGGCGTCCTCGGTATCCAGGTCCAGCCCTGCGACCACCCCTCCTCCGTCCGATGGCGGCGCCACCGTGGAGAACGCTCTCCCCACCGCCGCTGGTGGGGAAAGCTCCGCTTCTTCGTCTGCTTGA